A portion of the Vreelandella subglaciescola genome contains these proteins:
- a CDS encoding IS1380 family transposase — translation MFLNEHNSRGPLAMGESLSPWTPSCNGSIRVELSGHRTTSDSGALLLREALDNSGMIDALDDHLVDHRDPDRVRHSLASQLRTLVLQRSMGWIDLSDTDTLRRDPLWQLACSDARGTTPLAQDRPSQATLSRLLTCLGRDDNIDTVHEGLLRLAVWRLTSLNGGERPEHLTLDIDGLPIDVHGHQGGSAFHGLYGARIYSPLVASLAETGDMVGGLLREGNAGPAENADTWIPHLVRRLNESTGAKVKVRIDAGFTDNDTLEALEDRDIEYLGRLRSHTGLQTLAAPHLKRPRGRPPEQPREWCHDLAYQAGTWPAPRRVVLVVQERPDDLLLHAFFLVTNLGKFDWPPEKVLALYRKRGSAEAHMGEVKSSLDMHLSSTDRGVSTVQDVMARNEVNLLLTLCAYQVLHGLRCLLERQTRQGWSLKRMREQVLKVAATLTVHARRITVHLGDAADKWWPSLLKGLPRLTALT, via the coding sequence ATGTTCCTGAACGAACACAATTCAAGAGGACCACTCGCCATGGGTGAAAGCTTATCCCCCTGGACCCCGTCATGCAACGGGTCCATCCGCGTCGAGCTCAGCGGCCATCGCACCACCAGCGACAGCGGTGCTTTGCTGTTGCGTGAAGCCCTCGACAACAGCGGCATGATCGATGCGCTGGACGACCATCTGGTCGATCACCGCGACCCGGATCGCGTCCGCCACTCGTTAGCCAGCCAGCTGCGTACCCTGGTGCTGCAGCGTTCGATGGGCTGGATCGACCTCAGCGATACCGATACGCTTCGCCGTGACCCGCTCTGGCAGCTAGCCTGCAGTGATGCCCGCGGGACAACGCCGTTGGCTCAGGACCGGCCATCTCAAGCGACGCTGTCGCGGCTGCTGACGTGCCTGGGCCGCGACGACAATATCGATACCGTGCATGAGGGCCTGCTGCGGCTGGCGGTCTGGCGACTGACCTCGCTGAACGGCGGCGAACGCCCCGAGCATCTGACGCTGGACATCGACGGCTTGCCGATCGACGTTCACGGCCACCAGGGCGGTTCGGCGTTTCATGGACTTTACGGGGCCAGAATCTACTCGCCTTTGGTGGCCTCGCTGGCAGAGACCGGCGACATGGTGGGCGGCCTGCTGCGTGAAGGTAACGCCGGCCCAGCCGAGAATGCCGATACCTGGATCCCACATCTGGTGCGGCGACTCAACGAGAGCACCGGGGCCAAGGTCAAGGTGCGCATCGACGCCGGCTTCACCGACAACGACACGCTTGAGGCGCTGGAAGATCGCGACATCGAGTATCTGGGCCGGTTGCGCAGTCATACGGGCCTGCAGACACTGGCAGCGCCACATCTGAAGCGGCCACGCGGCCGGCCCCCCGAGCAACCTCGGGAATGGTGCCATGACCTGGCGTACCAAGCCGGTACCTGGCCGGCGCCGCGGCGCGTGGTGCTGGTGGTACAAGAGCGGCCCGATGATCTGCTGCTGCATGCCTTCTTTTTGGTCACCAATCTCGGCAAGTTCGACTGGCCGCCGGAAAAGGTCCTGGCGCTTTATCGCAAGCGCGGCAGCGCCGAAGCCCACATGGGCGAGGTGAAGTCGTCGCTCGATATGCATCTCTCCTCGACTGATCGCGGTGTCTCCACCGTCCAGGACGTCATGGCCCGCAACGAGGTAAACCTGCTGCTGACTCTCTGCGCTTATCAGGTGCTACACGGGCTGCGTTGCCTGTTGGAACGACAGACCCGGCAGGGCTGGAGCCTGAAGCGGATGCGCGAGCAGGTGCTCAAGGTGGCCGCCACGCTGACAGTGCACGCCCGGCGTATCACCGTGCACCTCGGCGATGCCGCCGACAAATGGTGGCCATCCTTACTGAAGGGGTTGCCGCGGCTGACGGCATTGACCTGA
- a CDS encoding LysR substrate-binding domain-containing protein — translation MRKASPVVSIAAGAGFTHMWLRPRLERLEQAFPDRSFRLLPIDRDEAPEMQKADIALRFGPHQQDDLTDTLVVPEKVFPVCSPEYARQHNLGAELDTDALQRITLLHLDMRDPRWLNWASWCRLSQLPPPPLERAFPYHNFPLLLNAVTHHQGVALGWSHVTRDMLASGQLVALGPHVTRKSHGYRLSVRNPDSAMIAPVVDWLAREFAG, via the coding sequence ATGCGCAAAGCATCTCCCGTCGTCAGCATTGCCGCGGGTGCCGGCTTTACCCACATGTGGTTACGGCCGCGACTGGAACGCCTCGAACAGGCGTTCCCCGACCGCTCCTTTCGACTGCTCCCGATTGATCGAGACGAAGCGCCGGAGATGCAAAAAGCCGACATCGCCCTGCGTTTCGGGCCCCATCAGCAGGATGACCTGACCGATACGCTGGTGGTGCCGGAAAAGGTGTTCCCGGTCTGTAGCCCTGAATACGCACGCCAGCATAATCTCGGCGCCGAGCTGGATACCGACGCACTGCAGCGCATCACTCTGCTGCACCTTGATATGCGTGATCCACGCTGGCTGAACTGGGCCAGCTGGTGCCGGCTGTCACAGCTGCCGCCCCCGCCACTGGAAAGGGCCTTCCCCTACCACAATTTCCCTCTTCTGCTTAATGCCGTGACCCACCATCAGGGCGTGGCGCTGGGCTGGAGCCACGTCACCCGGGACATGCTGGCCAGCGGCCAGCTGGTGGCGCTGGGGCCACATGTCACGCGCAAGAGCCACGGTTACCGTCTAAGCGTGCGCAACCCCGACAGTGCCATGATCGCCCCCGTCGTCGACTGGCTGGCACGAGAATTTGCCGGGTAA
- a CDS encoding IS1380 family transposase, with the protein MFLTELDSRGPLAMGESLSPWTPSCNGSIRVELSGHRTTSDSGALLLREALDNSGMIDALDDHLVDHRDPDRVRHSLASQLRTLVLQRSMGWIDLSDTDTLRRDPLWQLACSDARGTTPLAQDRPSQATLSRLLTCLGRDDNIDTVHEGLLRLAVWRLTSLNGGERPEHLTLDIDGLPIDVHGHQGGSAFHGLYGARIYSPLVASLAETGDMVGGLLREGNAGPAENADTWIPHLVRRLNESTGAKVKVRIDAGFTDNDTLEALEDRDIEYLGRLRSHTGLQTLAAPHLKRPRGRPPEQPREWCHDLAYQAGTWPAPRRVVLVVQERPDDLLLHAFFLVTNLGKFDWPPEKVLALYRKRGSAEAHMGEVKSSLDMHLSSTDRGVSTVQDVMARNEVNLLLTLCAYQVLHGLRCLLERQTRQGWSLKRMREQVLKVAATLTVHARRITVHLGDAADKWWPSLLKGLPRLTALT; encoded by the coding sequence ATGTTCCTAACCGAACTTGACTCAAGAGGACCACTCGCCATGGGTGAAAGCCTATCCCCCTGGACCCCGTCATGCAACGGGTCCATCCGCGTCGAGCTCAGCGGCCATCGCACCACCAGCGACAGCGGTGCTTTGCTGTTGCGTGAAGCCCTCGACAACAGCGGCATGATCGATGCGCTGGACGACCATCTGGTCGATCATCGCGACCCGGATCGCGTCCGCCACTCGTTAGCCAGCCAGCTGCGTACCCTGGTGCTGCAGCGTTCGATGGGCTGGATCGACCTCAGCGATACCGATACGCTTCGCCGTGACCCGCTCTGGCAGCTAGCCTGCAGTGATGCCCGCGGGACAACGCCGTTGGCTCAGGACCGGCCATCTCAAGCGACGCTGTCGCGGCTGCTGACGTGCCTGGGCCGCGACGACAATATCGATACCGTGCATGAGGGCCTGCTGCGGCTGGCGGTCTGGCGACTGACCTCGCTGAACGGCGGCGAACGCCCCGAGCATCTGACGCTGGACATCGACGGCTTGCCGATCGACGTTCACGGCCACCAGGGCGGTTCGGCGTTTCATGGACTTTACGGGGCCAGAATCTACTCGCCTTTGGTGGCCTCGCTGGCAGAGACCGGCGACATGGTGGGCGGCCTGCTGCGTGAAGGTAACGCCGGCCCAGCCGAGAATGCCGATACCTGGATCCCACATCTGGTGCGGCGACTCAACGAGAGCACCGGGGCCAAGGTCAAGGTGCGCATCGACGCCGGCTTCACCGACAACGACACGCTTGAGGCGCTGGAAGATCGCGACATCGAGTATCTGGGCCGGTTGCGCAGTCATACGGGCCTGCAGACACTGGCAGCGCCACATCTGAAGCGGCCACGCGGCCGGCCCCCCGAGCAACCTCGGGAATGGTGCCATGACCTGGCGTACCAAGCCGGTACCTGGCCGGCGCCGCGGCGCGTGGTGCTGGTGGTACAAGAGCGGCCCGATGATCTGCTGCTGCATGCCTTCTTTTTGGTCACCAATCTCGGCAAGTTCGACTGGCCGCCGGAAAAGGTCCTGGCGCTTTATCGCAAGCGCGGCAGCGCCGAAGCCCACATGGGCGAGGTGAAGTCGTCGCTCGATATGCATCTCTCCTCGACTGATCGCGGTGTCTCCACCGTCCAGGACGTCATGGCCCGCAACGAGGTAAACCTGCTGCTGACTCTCTGCGCTTATCAGGTGCTACACGGGCTGCGTTGCCTGTTGGAACGACAGACCCGGCAGGGCTGGAGCCTGAAGCGGATGCGCGAGCAGGTGCTCAAGGTGGCCGCCACGCTGACAGTGCACGCCCGGCGTATCACCGTGCACCTCGGCGATGCCGCCGACAAATGGTGGCCATCCTTACTGAAGGGGTTGCCGCGGCTGACGGCATTGACCTGA
- a CDS encoding DUF2971 domain-containing protein → MRVLDGSVRFTQPGAFNDPFEMVPELHVPYDFEPKDIPINFDVGAPRRQPSVGELAIDFESDHCNDINSRKILSSLNQSVGILCLSKNESSLLMWSHYAGEYSGAVIEFDEEHEFFTGLFDIEYREYRPKKDIGSYLSGESPIPIAELCVKPKDWEYEQEYRIVRNLSECKKVGDYNGFPVYVKDVPMDAIKSITLGERMPVEQQREIWNKIKNTKIALNLAAIANWGYEFRKEPIKYNIPASEMNPLISPRTAHIFSELENEFGEMARSMINKHKLSDVANHTL, encoded by the coding sequence ATGAGAGTTTTAGATGGAAGTGTTAGATTTACTCAACCTGGGGCATTCAATGATCCGTTTGAAATGGTTCCGGAATTACATGTTCCGTATGATTTCGAACCCAAAGATATCCCTATTAACTTTGACGTCGGTGCACCCAGAAGGCAACCAAGTGTTGGAGAATTGGCAATTGATTTTGAGTCCGATCATTGCAATGACATTAACTCCAGAAAGATTTTAAGCTCGCTGAATCAGTCCGTTGGTATTCTATGCTTATCCAAAAATGAATCATCTCTTCTAATGTGGTCACACTATGCCGGTGAGTACTCAGGGGCTGTTATTGAATTTGATGAAGAGCATGAATTTTTTACGGGTTTATTTGATATAGAGTATCGAGAGTATAGGCCTAAGAAGGATATTGGTTCTTATTTAAGTGGTGAATCTCCGATTCCTATAGCGGAGCTTTGTGTAAAGCCCAAGGATTGGGAATACGAGCAGGAATATAGAATCGTTAGAAATCTATCTGAATGTAAAAAGGTTGGTGACTATAACGGCTTTCCAGTTTATGTAAAGGATGTTCCCATGGATGCGATAAAATCAATTACTCTTGGCGAAAGGATGCCTGTAGAGCAGCAAAGAGAGATCTGGAATAAAATCAAGAATACAAAAATTGCATTAAATCTCGCTGCTATCGCAAACTGGGGCTACGAGTTTAGAAAAGAACCAATTAAGTATAATATTCCTGCTTCTGAAATGAATCCTTTGATAAGTCCAAGAACTGCTCATATATTTTCGGAACTCGAAAATGAGTTTGGTGAAATGGCTCGATCGATGATAAACAAGCATAAGTTGAGCGATGTTGCTAACCACACACTGTAA
- a CDS encoding HD domain-containing protein: MNHVAFTQMKDGTAEEYRFLERLEDQFNAELVERLLKALRHLAHGLSGYRVSRLEHSLQSAARAEADGGDDDLVIAALLHDLGDELAPYNHSQLAASIIRPYVKAEVTWIIHHHGLFQQVYYAHHFGEDPNQRERYRDHPWYQKCVDFCERYDQASFDPDYPTPPLEHFEPALRRVFARQPFDPEVIGAEPAGGFDSPV; the protein is encoded by the coding sequence ATGAATCACGTGGCATTCACACAGATGAAAGATGGTACCGCCGAGGAATACCGGTTTCTGGAGCGGCTCGAAGATCAGTTTAACGCGGAGCTGGTCGAGCGCCTTCTGAAGGCCCTGAGACACCTGGCGCATGGCCTGAGCGGCTACCGGGTCAGTCGACTGGAGCATTCGCTGCAATCCGCGGCGCGTGCCGAGGCCGACGGCGGCGACGATGATCTGGTGATCGCCGCCCTGCTGCATGATCTGGGGGACGAGCTTGCGCCCTACAATCATTCACAGCTGGCCGCCAGCATCATTCGCCCCTACGTGAAGGCCGAGGTGACCTGGATCATTCACCATCACGGATTATTTCAGCAAGTCTACTATGCGCACCACTTTGGCGAAGACCCGAACCAGCGCGAACGCTACCGTGACCATCCCTGGTACCAGAAGTGCGTCGATTTCTGCGAGCGCTACGATCAGGCATCCTTTGATCCGGATTACCCGACGCCCCCGCTCGAACATTTCGAGCCTGCGTTGCGCCGGGTATTCGCCCGCCAGCCCTTTGATCCCGAGGTAATCGGCGCGGAACCGGCCGGCGGTTTCGATAGCCCCGTCTGA
- a CDS encoding TauD/TfdA family dioxygenase, translating into MPVTSLILTDSPITLNRVTPSGLEPISPLWLRERTQDPQQLDALTCQRLFDSHRIDPDLTLSSAQPLSPTHTELSFSDGHVEVYDLEALAVELDGDSTFPDAIAWDSRIDQTAQRFDWQKMGDNEAFHQALSAYLQRGYIILTGVPTDPERILEVGRHFGYVKETNFGRYFEVYSRPAGNDLAYRSVALGPHTDNPYRSPVPGIQLLHCLINETHGGLSTLVDSIKVLDVLRHEQPEGYELLRTTPVGYRFIDAGTELTARRCMIRTDADGQPVGVHYSPRLDSLPYLSPARTRLFHLARQRLGELFADPAFEIRFQLNAGELMLFDNNRVLHGRTAFDTQEGRRHLQGCYLDSDGPRERFATTLIKARQEAGEPALTEESYV; encoded by the coding sequence ATGCCCGTCACCTCACTGATCCTTACCGACTCGCCCATTACCCTCAACCGGGTGACGCCCTCGGGCCTTGAGCCCATCAGCCCATTATGGCTACGCGAGCGCACCCAGGATCCGCAGCAGCTGGATGCCTTGACCTGTCAGCGGCTTTTCGATTCACACCGGATCGACCCGGATCTGACGCTGAGCAGCGCGCAGCCCTTGAGCCCGACACACACCGAGCTTTCCTTCAGCGATGGCCACGTCGAGGTCTACGATCTTGAGGCCCTGGCGGTTGAACTCGACGGCGACAGCACCTTTCCCGACGCCATTGCCTGGGACAGCCGCATCGATCAGACTGCCCAGCGGTTCGATTGGCAGAAAATGGGCGATAACGAGGCCTTTCATCAGGCGCTGAGCGCTTATCTGCAGCGGGGCTACATCATTCTTACCGGGGTGCCGACCGATCCTGAGCGCATCCTGGAAGTCGGGCGACATTTTGGCTACGTGAAGGAAACCAATTTCGGTCGCTACTTCGAAGTATATTCGCGCCCTGCCGGCAATGACCTGGCCTATCGCAGCGTGGCGTTGGGCCCGCATACCGACAATCCCTATCGCAGCCCGGTGCCCGGTATCCAGCTGTTGCATTGTCTGATCAACGAAACCCACGGCGGCCTGTCCACGCTGGTCGACAGTATCAAGGTGCTTGACGTGCTGAGACACGAGCAACCCGAGGGCTACGAGCTATTGCGTACCACCCCGGTCGGGTATCGTTTCATCGATGCCGGTACCGAGCTGACTGCCCGCCGCTGCATGATTCGCACCGACGCTGACGGGCAGCCCGTCGGTGTACACTACAGCCCGCGCCTTGACAGCCTGCCTTACCTGTCACCCGCCAGGACGCGCCTGTTTCATCTGGCGCGTCAGCGTCTTGGGGAGCTGTTCGCTGATCCTGCCTTTGAAATCCGCTTCCAGCTCAACGCCGGCGAATTGATGCTGTTTGATAACAACCGCGTGCTGCATGGCCGGACCGCCTTCGATACCCAGGAGGGACGGCGGCATCTTCAGGGGTGCTACCTGGACAGCGACGGGCCACGCGAGCGCTTCGCCACAACGCTGATCAAGGCTCGCCAAGAGGCTGGCGAACCTGCATTAACGGAGGAAAGTTACGTATGA
- a CDS encoding glycine betaine ABC transporter substrate-binding protein — translation MKSCLRPSHHTALHKNAGITGLSACALGVSLLAAPLAFSAENGAEEPAAVRFAVPPWPGVTVKSQLAATLFEALGYAPKQQEIGATIAYQAMSEDELDVYLAAWLPAQQGMYDTATQGKNKLIDLGNNVDGARLGFVVPDYMHEKGITSGKDLCSKDLQDKAGGTIYSIEIGSGTSDLLADMQDNGTYCLDEWDLSETSASGMFSQAKSMMKRDEWIVFYAWTPHWASIEYAIKFLDDPKDAWGPDGGRSDVRTLITPTFADENPNATRLLEQLVFSADQQSAMISGFSYEERPPEEVALDWLRDNPAQVKAFLDGVTTRSGDPAWPAAQKALDLPDA, via the coding sequence ATGAAATCATGCTTACGCCCGTCACATCACACTGCCCTTCATAAAAACGCCGGTATCACGGGCCTTAGTGCCTGCGCCCTTGGCGTCTCGCTGCTCGCCGCACCGCTGGCTTTCAGCGCCGAAAACGGCGCCGAAGAACCCGCCGCCGTGCGTTTTGCCGTGCCCCCCTGGCCCGGTGTTACCGTCAAAAGCCAGCTTGCCGCTACGCTATTTGAAGCGCTTGGCTACGCGCCAAAACAGCAGGAAATCGGCGCTACCATCGCCTACCAGGCAATGAGCGAAGACGAACTCGACGTCTATCTGGCCGCTTGGCTACCTGCCCAGCAGGGGATGTACGACACCGCGACCCAGGGCAAAAACAAGCTGATCGACCTTGGCAACAACGTTGACGGCGCCCGCCTGGGCTTTGTAGTGCCCGACTACATGCATGAAAAAGGCATTACCTCGGGAAAAGACCTGTGCAGCAAGGACCTGCAGGACAAGGCCGGCGGCACGATCTACTCCATCGAGATCGGCTCGGGGACTAGCGACTTGCTCGCCGACATGCAGGATAACGGCACCTACTGCCTGGACGAGTGGGACCTCTCGGAAACCTCGGCCTCGGGCATGTTCAGCCAGGCCAAATCGATGATGAAACGCGACGAATGGATCGTCTTCTACGCCTGGACACCGCACTGGGCGAGCATCGAATACGCGATCAAGTTTCTGGATGACCCCAAAGACGCCTGGGGCCCCGACGGCGGCCGCAGCGACGTACGCACGCTGATTACCCCGACGTTCGCCGACGAAAACCCCAACGCGACCCGCCTGCTCGAACAGCTGGTGTTCAGCGCCGATCAGCAAAGTGCGATGATCAGCGGCTTCAGCTATGAAGAACGCCCGCCCGAAGAAGTCGCACTTGACTGGCTGCGGGATAACCCCGCACAGGTCAAAGCGTTTCTTGACGGCGTCACCACCCGCAGCGGCGACCCCGCCTGGCCCGCCGCGCAAAAAGCGCTCGACCTGCCCGACGCCTGA
- a CDS encoding Fe(3+) ABC transporter substrate-binding protein encodes MNTARIAASMAAVLAGSAFATSALADEINLYSARHYDSDERLYEAFTKETGIDVNVLEGGSDQLIERIQREGVASPADVMMTVDAGRLWRAEEEGIFQSVESDLLDERVPDAMHQPEGLWFGFSQRARAIFYNRENFDPSQIASYEDLADPKFKGEVCIRSSNNIYNQSLLASMVEHKGADGAEEWAQGVVDNMARDPEGGDTDQIRGVATGECDLAVANHYYYVRLLKSDDDADREAARKVGIIFPNQDGRGTHVNVGGAGVAKNAPHHDNAVRFLEFLASDTAQHIFASGNNEFPVVEGIRKDPVLESWGNFKKDDVNVSVLGENNPEAVRIFDRVGWR; translated from the coding sequence ATGAACACAGCACGCATTGCCGCCTCCATGGCCGCCGTTCTGGCCGGTAGCGCTTTCGCCACCTCGGCACTGGCCGACGAAATCAATCTGTATTCGGCGCGCCATTACGACTCCGATGAGCGCCTGTACGAGGCCTTCACCAAAGAAACCGGCATTGACGTCAACGTGCTTGAAGGTGGTTCCGACCAGCTGATCGAACGCATCCAGCGCGAAGGCGTGGCCAGCCCCGCCGACGTGATGATGACCGTTGACGCCGGCCGCCTGTGGCGCGCCGAGGAAGAAGGCATTTTCCAAAGCGTTGAGTCTGACCTGCTCGACGAGCGCGTCCCCGACGCCATGCATCAGCCCGAGGGCCTGTGGTTCGGCTTCAGCCAACGCGCCCGGGCGATTTTCTACAACCGCGAAAATTTCGACCCGAGCCAGATTGCAAGCTACGAAGATCTCGCTGACCCCAAGTTCAAGGGCGAGGTCTGCATCCGTTCGTCCAACAACATCTACAACCAGTCGCTGCTCGCCTCCATGGTTGAACACAAGGGCGCTGACGGCGCTGAAGAATGGGCGCAGGGCGTGGTCGACAACATGGCTCGCGACCCCGAAGGCGGCGACACTGACCAGATTCGCGGCGTTGCTACCGGCGAATGCGACCTGGCCGTAGCCAACCACTACTACTACGTGCGCCTGCTGAAGTCTGACGACGACGCCGACCGCGAAGCAGCACGCAAAGTGGGCATCATCTTCCCCAATCAGGACGGCCGTGGCACCCACGTCAACGTTGGCGGCGCCGGCGTTGCCAAGAATGCTCCGCATCACGATAACGCGGTGCGTTTCCTCGAGTTTCTGGCCTCCGACACCGCGCAGCACATTTTCGCTTCCGGCAACAACGAGTTCCCGGTGGTTGAAGGTATCCGCAAGGATCCGGTGCTGGAATCCTGGGGCAACTTCAAGAAAGACGACGTTAACGTCAGCGTACTCGGGGAAAACAACCCCGAAGCGGTACGCATCTTTGACCGCGTCGGCTGGCGTTAA